One Triticum dicoccoides isolate Atlit2015 ecotype Zavitan chromosome 4B, WEW_v2.0, whole genome shotgun sequence genomic window carries:
- the LOC119291184 gene encoding superoxide dismutase [Cu-Zn] 2-like isoform X2 produces the protein MAGKPGSLKGVALISGGSADSAVAGALHFVQDPSSGYTQVRGRVSGLAPGLHGFHIHAFGDTTNGCNSTGPHFNPHNKFHGAPIDDERHVGDLGNIQANKDGVAEIFIKDLQISLRGPHSILGRAVVVHADSDDLGKGGHELSKSTGNAGARIGCGIIGIQPAV, from the exons ATGGCAGGGAAACCCGGCAGCCTCAAGGGCGTCGCCCTCATCAGCGGCGGTAGCGCCGACAGCGCTGTCGCCGGCGCCCTCCACTTCGTCCAAGACCCCTCCTCCG GGTATACCCAGGTGAGGGGGAGGGTCTCGGGCCTCGCCCCGGGCCTCCACGGCTTCCACATCCACGCCTTCGGCGACACCACCAACGGCTGCAACTCCACCG GACCCCATTTCAATCCTCATAATAAGTTCCATGGAGCACCGATTGATGATGAACGACATGTGGGCGACCTGGGAAACATACAAGCCAACAAGGATG GTGTTGCAGAAATCTTCATAAAGGACTTGCAG ATTTCACTAAGGGGGCCTCATTCCATATTGGGAAGGGCAGTTGTTGTTCATGCTGATTCTGATGACCTGGGAAAGG GTGGCCATgaactcagcaagtcaacaggaaaTGCAGGAGCCAGAATTGGATGTG GTATAATTGGAATTCAACCTGCTGTTTAA
- the LOC119291184 gene encoding superoxide dismutase [Cu-Zn] 2-like isoform X1 codes for MAGKPGSLKGVALISGGSADSAVAGALHFVQDPSSGYTQVRGRVSGLAPGLHGFHIHAFGDTTNGCNSTGPHFNPHNKFHGAPIDDERHVGDLGNIQANKDGVAEIFIKDLQISLRGPHSILGRAVVVHADSDDLGKGGHELSKSTGNAGARIGCGKWQTLHLFSTLSKCTHKVLLSVDGSIIP; via the exons ATGGCAGGGAAACCCGGCAGCCTCAAGGGCGTCGCCCTCATCAGCGGCGGTAGCGCCGACAGCGCTGTCGCCGGCGCCCTCCACTTCGTCCAAGACCCCTCCTCCG GGTATACCCAGGTGAGGGGGAGGGTCTCGGGCCTCGCCCCGGGCCTCCACGGCTTCCACATCCACGCCTTCGGCGACACCACCAACGGCTGCAACTCCACCG GACCCCATTTCAATCCTCATAATAAGTTCCATGGAGCACCGATTGATGATGAACGACATGTGGGCGACCTGGGAAACATACAAGCCAACAAGGATG GTGTTGCAGAAATCTTCATAAAGGACTTGCAG ATTTCACTAAGGGGGCCTCATTCCATATTGGGAAGGGCAGTTGTTGTTCATGCTGATTCTGATGACCTGGGAAAGG GTGGCCATgaactcagcaagtcaacaggaaaTGCAGGAGCCAGAATTGGATGTGGTAAATGGCAAACCCTTCATTTGTTTTCAACACTGAGCAAATGCACGCACAAGGTGCTGCTTTCTGTAGATGGTTCTATAATACCATGA